A genome region from Setaria italica strain Yugu1 chromosome III, Setaria_italica_v2.0, whole genome shotgun sequence includes the following:
- the LOC101756583 gene encoding bark storage protein A, translating to MLGTRRRPFLGVSLLLLAMSCAVGAAVPESTARSIRRANRLGPFLGVVVPNAFEMEPLLRSPRFSPARSLPPHLDVAGRRFRFGTIGEQKVVIVMTGLGMLNSGVTTQLLLTLFDVKGIVHFGIAGNADPDRQIGDVAVPRYWAHTGLWNWQRYGHGPENELALESNGDYTRELGSLNFTDYTVGKNARSDGNLLNGVWYQPEEVFPAASGTPEVRGHAFWAPVDARYYELSRKLEGVKLEACVVSNGTTCLPRRPAVAWVERGCSASVFVDNAAYREFLRSRFGVTAVDMETAAVALVALQQGAPFIAVRALSDLAGGGAAESNEAGVFAPLTAQNAVTVAVELISLLN from the exons ATGTTGGgcacgcgccggcggccgttCCTCGGCGTCTCGCTGCTTCTGCTCGCGATGTCCtgcgccgtcggcgccgccgtcccggaGAGCACGGCGCGGTCCATCCGGAGGGCGAACCGTCTTGGGCCGTTCCTCGGCGTCGTCGTGCCCAACGCCTTCGAGATGGAGCCGCTCCTCCGGTCGCCGAGGTTCTCGCCGGCGAGGAGCCTGCCACCGCATCTCGACGTCGCAG GAAGGAGATTTCGCTTCGGCACGATCGGGGAGCAGAAGGTCGTCATCGTCATGACGGGCCTCGGCATG CTCAACTCCGGGGTGACCACGCAGCTCCTCCTCACGCTCTTCGACGTCAAGGGGATCGTGCACTTTGGCATCGCCGGCAACGCCGACCCCGACCGCCAGATCGGCGACGTCGCCGTGCCACGCTACTGGGCGCACACAGGCCTCTGGAACTGGCAGCGCTACGGCCACGGGCCGGAGAACGAGCTCGCCTTGGAGTCCAACGGGGACTACACGAGGGAGCTCGGCAGCCTCAACTTCACCGACTACACCGTCGGCAAGAACGCCCGGTCCGACGGCAACCTGCTCAACGGCGTCTGGTACCAGCCGGAGGAGGTGttcccggcggcgagcggcacgCCGGAGGTGCGCGGCCACGCGTTCTGGGCCCCCGTCGACGCCCGCTACTACGAGCTCTCCCGGAAGCTGGAGGGCGTCAAACTTGAAGCCTGCGTCGTCAGCAACGGCACGACGTGCCTGCCGCGACGCCCGGCGGTGGCGTGGGTCGAGCGCGGGTGCAGCGCCAGCGTCTTCGTCGACAACGCGGCGTACAGGGAGTTCCTCAGGTCCAGGTTCGGCGTCACGGCCGTCGACATGGAGACGGCCGCCGTCGCGCTCGTCGCGCTGCAGCAGGGGGCGCCCTTCATCGCCGTCAGGGCGCTCTCCGacctcgccggcggtggcgcggcggagTCCAATGAGGCCGGGGTGTTCGCACCGCTGACCGCCCAGAACGCGGTGACGGTCGCCGTCGAACTCATTTCCCTGTTGAATTAG
- the LOC101755916 gene encoding rac-like GTP-binding protein 1: MSAAAASSVAKFIKCVTVGDGAVGKTCMLICYTCNKFPTDYIPTVFDNFSANVSVDGRIVNLGLWDTAGQEDYSRLRPLSYRGADVFILSFSLVSRASYENVLKKWMPELRRFSPSIPVVLVGTKLDLREDRSYLADHPAASIITTEQGEELRKQIGAVAYIECSSKTQRNIKAVFDTAIKVVLQPPRRREVTRKKMKTSSNQSVRRYFCGSACFR; encoded by the exons atgagtgcggcggcggcgagctcggtggCCAAGTTCATCAAGTGCGTCACCGTCGGGGACGGCGCCGTGGGGAAGACCTGCATGCTCATCTGCTACACCTGCAACAAGTTCCCCACG gattACATCCCCACTGTGTTTGACAACTTCAGTGCCAATGTCTCCGTGGATGGGAGGATTGTCAACTTGGGCCTCTGGGACACGGCAG GTCAGGAGGATTACAGCAGATTGAGGCCTCTCAGCTACAGGGGTGCTGATGTCttcatcctctccttctccctcgtCAGCAGGGCAAGCTATGAGAATGTCCTGAAGAAG TGGATGCCAGAACTTCGCCGATTTTCGCCTAGCATTCCTGTAGTTCTTGTCGGAACCAAACTAG ATCTCCGCGAAGACAGATCTTATCTTGCTGACCATCCTGCTGCTTCCATCATCACTACTGAACAG GGAGAGGAGCTCAGAAAGCAGATAGGTGCTGTGGCCTATATAGAATGCAGCTCAAAGACACAGCGG AACATAAAAGCTGTGTTTGATACTGCGATTAAAGTAGTGCTTCAACCACCAAGGCGAAGAGAAGTTACCAGGAAGAAAATGAAGACAAGTTCGAATCAGTCTGTGAG GAGATATTTCTGTGGAAGTGCCTGTTTCAGATAA
- the LOC101757000 gene encoding transcription factor bHLH68, producing MNRGGFQTSLVQQMIWSGTGSGGNTTSSSNIMSSLKPCHEDQEASPNLPSLSSPSVLFSQQFPHTSSGQLAHMNGAAGSLPSMHDGGGQENHMPESWSQMLLGGLVGDHERYSATAALLSKGLESWGDQAACMAALKEEGSAMPQPAYNFYGSHLAGGDHEMPAAGGAKSQLSQMLLQASSPRSCITTSLGSNMLDFSNTAPAPEMRSHHHHSDNSSECNSTATGSAIKKPRVQASSSAQSTLKVRKERLGDRITALHQIVSPFGKTDTASVLQETIGYIRFLLSQIEALSYPYMGHGNGTSMQNGPMGERNPGLFPEYPGQLLNHNSNTGAQQPAVQPDEQQGASEEAKKDLRSRGLCLVPVSCTSHFGGDNAADYWAPAPLGGILR from the exons ATGAACAGAGGAGGATTCCAGACCTCCCTGGTCCAGCAGATGATCTGGAGTGGTACAGGCAGTGGCGGCAATACCACTAGCAGCAGCAATATCATGAGCAGCTTGAAGCCTTGCCATGAGGATCAAGAGGCCTCCCCCAACCTGCCCTCCTTGTCTTCTCCATCGGTGCTCTTCTCCCAGCAGTTTCCACACACCTCTTCGGGACAGCTAGCTCATATGAACGGCGCAGCTGGTTCTCTTCCAAGTATGCACGATGGCGGCGGCCAGGAGAACCACATGCCAGAATCATGGAGCCAGATGCTTCT AGGGGGATTAGTTGGGGATCATGAGCGATACAGCGCCACCGCAGCCCTCCTGTCAAAGGGGCTAGAGAGTTGGGGGGATCAGGCTGCGTGTATGGCTGCTTTGAAGGAGGAGGGCTCCGCCATGCCTCAGCCTGCTTACAACTTCTATGGGAGCCACCTTGCCGGCGGTGACCATGAGATGCCGGCGGCAGGAGGAGCCAAGTCTCAGCTGAGCCAGATGCTCCTGCAGGCCTCCTCTCCTAGGTCGTGCATCACCACCAGCCTCGGCAGCAACATGCTCGACTTCTCAaacaccgcgccggcgccggagatgAGGAGCCACCATCACCATTCTGATAACTCATCCGAG TGCAACAGCACTGCAACAGGTTCAGCCATCAAGAAGCCTAGGGTTCAGGCCTCCTCTTCAGCACAATCTACTCTAAAG GTGAGGAAAGAGAGGCTGGGGGATAGAATAACTGCACTTCACCAGATCGTTTCCCCGTTTGGCAAG ACTGACACGGCGTCTGTACTGCAAGAGACCATTGGCTATATCAGATTCCTCCTGAGTCAAATTGAG GCTCTCAGCTACCCCTACATGGGCCACGGCAACGGGACCTCCATGCAAAAT GGACCGATGGGAGAAAGGAACCCTGGGCTCTTCCCAGAATACCCCGGCCAG TTGCTAAACCATAATAGCAACACTGGAGCACAGCAGCCTGCAGTCCAGCCTGATGAGCAGCAG GGTGCGAGTGAGGAGGCCAAGAAGGACCTGAGGAGCCGGGGGCTGTGCCTCGTCCCGGTATCGTGCACATCGCACTTTGGAGGGGACAACGCCGCCGACTACTGGGCCCCGGCGCCGCTCGGCGGGATCCTCCGCTAG